From the Sebastes fasciatus isolate fSebFas1 chromosome 3, fSebFas1.pri, whole genome shotgun sequence genome, one window contains:
- the cep20 gene encoding centrosomal protein 20, with amino-acid sequence MATITELKCAVRDTLETRGVLGQLKARIRAEVFSALDDQREPRPPLSHENLLINELIREYLQFNKYKHTASVLTAESGQPEVPLDRQFLANEMKVTEDTSSKSVPLLYGLVSHFVNSSDSAGKVFLRGASLPAGTAASNTGPGPNA; translated from the exons ATGGCGACCATCACTGAACTGAAGTGTG CCGTGAGAGACACGCTGGAGACCCGTGGTGTGCTGGGCCAGCTGAAGGCTCGGATCCGGGCGGAGGTGTTCAGCGCCCTGGATGACCAGCGGGAACCTCGTCCTCCGCTGTCCCACGAAAACCTGCTCATCAACGAGCTCATCCGGGAGTACCTCCAGTTCAACAAGTACAAACACACTGCGTCCGTCCTGACAGCAG aGTCAGGCCAACCTGAAGTTCCTTTGGACAGACAGTTCCTGGCGAATGAGATGAAAGTCACAGAGGATACAAGCTCCAAGTCTGT ACCTCTTCTCTATGGTTTGGTGTCCCACTTCGTGAACAGCAGTGATAGTGCTGGAAAGGTGTTTTTGCGGGGAGCCTCTCTGCCAGCTGGTACTGCTGCCAGCAACACTGGACCTGGACCTAATGCCTAA